ATGGCTGATTGAGTAGTATATTGCatgtttcttttgttctttCAAGCTGAGACTTaacgaagaagaacaagaaaaataagAGTAAAAGCATGTAAGAAGTGTTTcgttctctcttttctttcaatTTGTCACTTTTGTTGTTTGCTTTAGCGATGGTTTGTCTTATGTTTGCAGGAAGACGGCCCAACAATCCCTGTCGTTAAGCTTTTTCCATCTGGAGAGTTTCCTGAAGGTGAAATCCAACAGTATAAGGACGAGTAAATTTCATACAACTCTATTTAGCTTTAAGGGAATATTTTTAATACGTTTTAGTATGCAATATGCATGTAGATATAGTCCATACAGCTTTTGTTTTTGCTTCTGCTGAACTTTATTAGATTTTAAGACTATGGATCTTGATCTCTGTATTGTAGCAATTTGTGGAGAACAACATCCGAAGAGGAGAGAGATTTGGAGCGTTTGGAGAAAGCCAATATACAACTCTGTACGCTAGGCTGCAGAAGTTCATAGCGAGGTTGATCTCTTTAACATATTAAATGACAACAGATTATTTTTTCTCCtggaatattttattatttttattcataaattttcagGTTAGAAAATATGTAAGAAGCATAGTGAAGCCTGGAATGTTGATGACTGATGTATGCGAGACACTTGAGGATATTGTTTGTAAACTTATATCAGAGAATGGTCTGAAAGCTGGTATTGCTTTCCCTACAGGGTGCTCTTTGAATTGGTTGGTTTCAACTTTCTCTTCCTATCCACAATTCACTATTCTTCTTTAGTAATCATGTTCATCTCTGATGTTTTTTAACTTCCAGGGTTGCTGCTCATTGGACACCAAACTCCGGAGACAAGACTGTACTTCAATACGACGATGTTATGAAAGTGGATTTTGCAACACATATCGATGGTATGACTGCAAATTTTAGTTTCGTTTCTCCTCTGTACAAAAGTCAGATTGAAACTAACATCTCTTGGATTTTTGCAGGGGACATCTCTCTGTATGTGggctatatattatattctcaTACTGcgccttttgtttttttctgtttgatttaGTGATTAGTGGTGGGAACTATTTTCTAAGGTATCATTGCAGTTTTCTAAAATCTGCTAGCCATATTTATCTTATGAGAGTTGGTAAATTTAGACATTAACAATTACTGGCAggagttgttcaaaaaaaaaattactggcAGATATACACTGAGTAGAGTCATAATTTTTGTCATGTACACTCTCTTTTGTTCGAGGTAAGATATTTTTTCTTAGAGGAGCTGATGACATATACTATGTCATTTTTGGGGTCTTTGCTAATAATTTTGAGTGCCTGTTTTAGTGggtagtgtttttttttttagaaatggcTTTCAGTTCACCCAAAGCTCATGGAAGAACCTTTAGATGTTGCTGAATGATGATTCATATAATTCACCGGTGGGTCTAGACAGAAACGGAATTGTCCTTCTGCTATGGGAGAATGGTACTTTATGTGGCTCCATAAGCCCTGACGAATTATTTTCTTATGTGTCCCTTTTCTCTAAAGAGCATCTCAGTTAAAGGCTTCTCTGATCCAGCCAGGAAGTGGATACGATTCCAAGTAAGTTCTTATGCTTCTCTGCCTGGTCCCTTTGTAGATAGTGTTGTGATTGGTTGGTTTGGTCTTCTGTACCTTCATTACAGGGCTGATATTTGGTCTTTTGGAATAACTGCGCTGGAGTTGGCTCATGGTCATGCACCTTTCTCAAAGTATCCACCCATGAAGGTAttcaatatttttcatatttgtactTAGAGTTGAGAGCAGATCTTATTCCTTTTCTTCCCTCGTAACAGGTACTCTTAATGACGATTCAAAATGCTCCCCCTGGCCTTGATTATGACCGTGATAAGAAGTTTTCAAAGGTAACTTGTGTTAGATTCTTATGTTTATTTTCCGTTGCAAGACTTGTTCTTAACTAAAACATGTTCAGCTGTGCCCCAGTCCTTTAGAGACATGGTAGCGTTATGTCTGGTGAAGGATCAAACAAAAAGGCCAACCGCTGAAAAGTTGTTAAAACACTCGTTTTTTAAGAATGCAAAGCCTCCAGCGATTTGTGTGAAAAAGTTATTTGCTGATTTGCCACCTCTCTGGACACGTGTTAAAGATCTTCAGGTTTTCCTTGCTTATCTCTTCTCCGAGCTTGCTGTACTCCTCATGTTATGCTCTAATTCATAAGAGTCGTTGTATGACAGGATAAGGATGCTGAGCTTGCTTTGAAAGGACTTGACCAGGAAGCTATATCAAAGGTTACAAAAGTTTGAAATTGTGACTTAAAGACTCGAAATTGCACAAATGCTTATTAGAAGGTACCTTTCATGGCAGAGTGAATACCAAAGAGGAGTAAGTACTTGGAACTTCAATATTGCAGATTTGAAAGAACAAGCAGCTTCGGTAAGCTATTATTGctttgatagtattttttgagatacCACTGGTTGCCATTAAATAATATTGTGGTTAATTTCTTtacctatttatttttttgtgtgtgcaACAGCTAGATGATGATGACATCCTAGAAGAGGGTATGGAAGAAGATGATTATTTTGTCCAACAGTTGCGTAATAAGACCAGTGACAGAGGACAAGTGCTCTCAGAAGATATCAACGGAAAGGAAAAAGTTTCAGATTCTTTCAGTTTAACTGCTTCTCCTGTTGAACCAGCAACGCCAAGTCCAAAGCACGGTATCCCACAGGCCAAGGCTAAGTCAGTGAGAGTCCAGGCTCATGAGAGTGGACCACAGAAAGGCCATGTTTATGCAAGGTTTGCCATTAGCTAATTGTTGTGTTTAGAGATGATTGGATTACAATATTCCACACATCATGACTACTTTATCTTCGCAGGCCGGCTGCATCATCCCGTGTAGAACCTAGCTTTAGCGGAGCATTGAGTCTTCCAAAGCGTGCTTCAGAAAACAGTTTCTCAGCTCCTAGCAAATCTTCTGGAGGTGAGCAAGTACATTTGCTGCAATGCAgcttattattgttttttttgttgcttaGAGTGGtgtgttctctctctctcttgattaGGATTCCGTGATTCTCTGGCTGACAAGTCAAAGGCTAATGTGGTTCAAACCAAAGGAAGATTCTCAGTAACATCAGAGTACTTAGATCTTGCAGGGGTTGGTTTTATGATCTTTTCCTATTTTAGGATGTTTCATTTCTCTACGTTATCAGTGGGGAATGATGACTCTCCTTACCTGAGCTTACTCATACTCTTTAATCTGTAGGCACGCCCTTTGAGAAAATGTACCAGTGTTGGTATACTCGAATCTAAAATGGTTAGTTTTGCTAACGCATTTAGTTGGTTTGTTTTCTGTCTCCTAATCTTaccattctttttgtttttcttccgGCAACAGCCCATCAAGGAGTTAATTAGTCGTCCTGCGTCTCCTTCGCCTCCTTCGTCTCCTTCGCCTCCTTCGTCTCCTCCGTTCATCATGCCTCAACTTCAAAATTTGGTCCTTCAAACTTCAAAACAACAGGtgtgaggaaaaaaaaaacacatttgcATTGAGACATGAGTTTGTATTTTGATTGTACAGCTCTCAAGTTTTGTTTTGTCGTAATGTAACTTCAGGAGCTTATTATTAATCTACTGAAAAACTTACAAGTTACTGATGCAACAGATGGTAAGATATACACTTcaaatctttttgtttgttatagTGTGAAGAAGTATAAACCTCTCATCCTCTTGCTATAGGCTCTCAAAATGGAAAGTTAGCACTTTTGCCTCGAGGATCTGACATCAATGGAAGTGTAAGTAGATTTGTCAACTTTTTTTGTTGGGATTATTGACTTGATTTAAACCTCTTATGATGTCTCACAAAATCAcaggttgttgaaccaatatcTTCAGAGAGAGAAAGATTACTGCTTAACATGATCTCTGAGCTTCAGTCTAGGTTGTTATTCCTCGTCTGTCAATCAAATCTTTCTTTATAGAGATCAATGTGTTGTAGTCTTTCTAATTGCTTTATAAaactcaaaatttattttaggaTGAAAGAGGTGACTGAAGAACttgaagaagaaaagacaaAACACGCACAAGTATGTTAACACTCTTGATCTCAAAAATAAATCCTTTAACCAAGCGGGGACGGCTCAGTGGCCTTGACGGAGCTTCGGCTCCAATACAGACCCGGGTTCGAATTCCACTGGCCACTGGggaaaaaatttaacatataggCTCCCCAGCGTCCGGTGACCGAGGCGTACTCCGGCGGACACCCACTTTGGTGGGGGCTAGGATACATCGAATTattcagaaaaaaatgaaataaatccTTTTAAACGTCACAGTATCGGGTGATTCAAAGAATATGCTAGTAATTAAAACTCGAAAACTAAAGAGTTAATCTTATCTCTGAACCAATCTGATCATATCTTGTGTGTAATCAACAGCTGCAGCAGCAATTGAAATCACTACTGAGCTACGCAGAAGCTTATGCAGAAGAGTAAAAGTATAATTTTGTACTAAAAcacagggggggggggggggggggggggggatttgGTCCTGTTCTATGTGCAGAAGCAGACAACATCGGCCATTTGTTTCTCACCGGTGTCTGGAACTTTTgctctcttttgtttttgtttttgggttGTAAATGAAACTTATTACATTTGTATTGCATCCACCAGATTCTTTTACTAATAATCTCATGGGAGTGATTCATAAACACATTTGTTCTAAGAGAAAAGCTCAACGCTTGGTTGCTACCATTTCAATTAGTTTGCTCCTTTAATAGCAGAGTTGTGATTCATTTTCTTATTACATGGAAACAATCTTACATAGAATGAAAACTACAGAACTCACTTTACCTTCATTCAACTCCTTTAGCTAAATCAAATGTTGTCAAGCCTTCAAGAATCAACTCACTTGTGGTTCCAGGTATGTTCTTCTTAGACCGCCTCCACCGCACCAAATACACAACCATGTACACAGCAATAATGATTAATACGGACACCGCACTAGTAGAGAAATACCACACTGTATCTGGAGATATAACCGACATTGAAACCAAGTAAGAAACATATAAGGGCACTGCAATCCACATGAACCACCATACATATCCTTCACCAGCTGGTAACAAACAGAACGCCATGAAAACTGCTCCAACGAAAGCCATACTATTCACATTCCGGAGAACATAGAAATATTTATGATTCATCACTATAGTACCAACACTCTTCTTGCTTTCCTCAGCTGCATTTTCTTGGTATACACCGCCTGGTGGCTGCAAAGCTGTTTGATAAGTAGTTGTGATTATTAGTGCGGCTATCACTAGAAGCGCAGCTCGTGTTCCTTCTGATGTCTGGTTCCTGTACCGTGCTGTCAGTGTGAACAAATGCTCTGTGAAACCAATCGGAGTTCTCAAGATTTCCGACACTTTCTTGGGTTTTGGCAGAGAGTTTCCGGTCTTACCTCCCGATTTTCTAACAATGTTTTCGATGTTTCTGTTCGTTTGATGTTCCCCCTGGTTCTGTAAGATATCTAGAGCTGTTAAACCGATCCGGTTACGAACGTTTAGGTTAACCGCATGACATTTTACCAACAGCTTCACTTCTTTGAATCTGTTGTGATATGCTGCTAGGTGCAAGGCTGTGTTACCGTCTTGGTCACGTTTGTTTAAAAATTGCATCTCTAGCGATTCAGCGTCTGCTTGACGCAGTCTCTGAACCCATCCCAAGAGCAGTTCAAGCTCTTCGTACCTGTCGTTTAAAACCGCGATGTGTAGAGCGGTTTCACCATTGACGTTAGCATCTCTAATGCAACCAGGACAAGCTAAGAGAAACTCTGTCATGAGATCAGTCTCTCCTCTTCCCACTACTTGATGAAACGGCGTCGTGCCTTTATCCAAAAAACAAACTATTTCATCATTCATAGTGATGCCAAaagaaggaaaataaaaatgaaatcaagTAAAATGGTTGGGAAAGAGTATTATGAGTCAGATATTTGGTTAGTAATAAATACAGAATAGAGTTA
This genomic stretch from Brassica napus cultivar Da-Ae chromosome C9, Da-Ae, whole genome shotgun sequence harbors:
- the LOC125592580 gene encoding serine/threonine-protein kinase dst1-like, coding for MTDVCETLEDIVCKLISENGLKAGIAFPTGCSLNWVAAHWTPNSGDKTVLQYDDVMKVDFATHIDGDISLASQLKASLIQPGSGYDSKADIWSFGITALELAHGHAPFSKYPPMKVLLMTIQNAPPGLDYDRDKKFSKSFRDMVALCLVKDQTKRPTAEKLLKHSFFKNAKPPAICVKKLFADLPPLWTRVKDLQDKDAELALKGLDQEAISKSEYQRGVSTWNFNIADLKEQAASLDDDDILEEGMEEDDYFVQQLRNKTSDRGQVLSEDINGKEKVSDSFSLTASPVEPATPSPKHGIPQAKAKSVRVQAHESGPQKGHVYARPAASSRVEPSFSGALSLPKRASENSFSAPSKSSGGFRDSLADKSKANVVQTKGRFSVTSEYLDLAGARPLRKCTSVGILESKMPIKELISRPASPSPPSSPSPPSSPPFIMPQLQNLVLQTSKQQELIINLLKNLQVTDATDGSQNGKLALLPRGSDINGSVVEPISSERERLLLNMISELQSRMKEVTEELEEEKTKHAQLQQQLKSLLSYAEAYAEE
- the LOC111212588 gene encoding ankyrin repeat-containing protein BDA1-like, coding for MDPRLIVTQIGNIDELYEVIHENPYILESIDAVPFINTPLHVASASGNLPLAMEIMNLKPSFARKLNTYGLSPLHLAIEEGQTRLVLSLLKVDPNLVRLPGREGTTPFHQVVGRGETDLMTEFLLACPGCIRDANVNGETALHIAVLNDRYEELELLLGWVQRLRQADAESLEMQFLNKRDQDGNTALHLAAYHNRFKEVKLLVKCHAVNLNVRNRIGLTALDILQNQGEHQTNRNIENIVRKSGGKTGNSLPKPKKVSEILRTPIGFTEHLFTLTARYRNQTSEGTRAALLVIAALIITTTYQTALQPPGGVYQENAAEESKKSVGTIVMNHKYFYVLRNVNSMAFVGAVFMAFCLLPAGEGYVWWFMWIAVPLYVSYLVSMSVISPDTVWYFSTSAVSVLIIIAVYMVVYLVRWRRSKKNIPGTTSELILEGLTTFDLAKGVE